One Penaeus monodon isolate SGIC_2016 unplaced genomic scaffold, NSTDA_Pmon_1 PmonScaffold_4044, whole genome shotgun sequence genomic window carries:
- the LOC119570823 gene encoding acidic proline-rich protein PRP25-like, with amino-acid sequence MSPFGTRTGPANTPKQPLSTPQRPPRPRGGLKLNPFPDPSPKNRPKSGPKRPRGEKDSEGESGPPRVPTFKGFPQNPKGYGSFPMSKKKDPIGKPEPERTPVTTLFGV; translated from the exons ATGTCGCCTTTTGGCACTCGCACTGGCCCT gccaacaccccaaaacaacctcTGAGTACCCCCCAACGTCCTCCCAGACCGAGAGGGGGGCTCAAGCTGAACCCGTTCCCAGACCCTAGCCCAAAAAACCGCCCAAAGAgcggtccgaaacgacccaggGGGGAGaaagactctgagggagagtctggaccccctagggtTCCCACATtcaaagggtttccccaaaacccgAAAGG gtaTGGAAGCTTCCCAATGTCGAAAAAGAAAGACCCAATAGGCAAGCCTGAGCCTGAAAGGACCCCAGTCACTACCTTGTTTGGGGTTTAA